The window CCCAAACACGAACCATCGGATCGATAATCAGAGATTGGTTGCTATTGTAATTAGGAATGTCGAAACTTAATATATTATTCTCAAGCTTCCAGGAAGCCTTAATTTGTTTACCATTTTGAAAAACAATAGGCGCGCCTTCCTGAACTTCTCCAATTGGTGTACTTAAGATAACACTTCCATCCGGTTGAATTCTAACATCCGCGCCTTTCACTTCAATTTGAATGAGTTTATAATTGGTATGCGGTGCTACTAAGTAATCATGCTTTAATGTTCCGTTTTTTTGATAATAATGTACATCAATTCCATTGTACAAATTTTCTAAAGAAACGCCTTCATAAGATGGAACGTTTAACACACCATTTGGACAGGCCGGTAAATAATAGTTTGTAAAACCGGCATGAGCTTTATCTGTTTTAATTTTTAAACTTGTGTTACAATTTTTCCAATAGGTATCAATTCGATAGAGTGTAATTTTATCGGGTAATTTAATATCCGGAATCTCTTTATTTAAAATATCCGTGTTTTTATTTTGTTTCCAGGAATCAACTTTTGTTAATTGATAACTTACACCATTATTACGAATATGAAAATTGATTTCTCCATCAGAACCTGCAAAAAGTACATCCGTACGCGGTTTATAATGTTGATCGGAAATCTGTCCCTTGTTTTCGGTAAATGAAATAAGATTTTTGTTTGGTTTATCTTCCTTTATACTTTTACTGCTATAACCAAAACACGTGTATGATAACAATACCAGACCTATAAAAAATCCTTTATTCATTTTAAATGTTAAACAACATTGTTTCAGATAAAGATAGTAATTAAAAGATTTTTTATGGTAAGTATTATCTTATAAGGGTAACATGTCCCTTTAACTCGTGCGCTTTTGAGAATACGGATGTGCATCGAATCAACCACACATAAGTACCTTGTTCGCATCCCTTATTTCCACGACCCTGAAAAGTGCCATCCCAACCTTCTTCAAATTTTTTGGTACTAAATACTTTTTCTCCCCAACGATCAAAAACAAATAATTCATAGTCAACAACTCCAAATCCCTTTGGTTGAAACACATCATTTAATCCATCGCTGTTAGGTGTAAATGCATTAGGCACATAAATTCCGAAGTCTTCACCAACCACAAGTGGTCTAAGAATTGTATCAACACAACCTTTATCGCTCTTTACAACTAAAGCTACAACATAGTTACCGGGTTCGGTATACATGAAGGTAGGATTTTGTTGAACTGAAGTATATTGAGCTGTATTCATGAAATACCATTGCCAGCCTGTAATATTTGCACCGTGAGAAGCGTCAGTAAATACAACTTCGCCATCAATATTTATAATTGGTTTAATTGGTGCGTGATTAAAATCTGCTACAGGTACCGGATAAACTTCAACCGTGTGCGTTGTAGAGTTTACACAACCATAAATACTTGTTGCTTGAACATTGATAGTATAAATACCTATTGCGTCATAACATCCTTGAGCAGTAGATGCAGTACCTGAAAAACCATTCCCTAAGTTCCAATTATATGTTTGAATAGTTGCAGAACTTGAGAAGGTGAAATCAGTACAGAAAGGTGGACAACCATTATTTTTAGTAGAAGCAATAGCAACATCAGGAATTGGATGTACAACTACCGCTGCAGTAGTTGTGTTAACACAGCCATTTGCATCCGTTACGGTTAAATTATAAGTACCGGTGTATCCAACGGTGTGAGCCATAATGGTTGGATTTTGAACTGCAGAGAAAAATCCATTCGGACCGGTCCAAGAGTACGATACGCCACCAATTCCACTTAAGTTTAACATATTGTCGATACAAATAGGACTATTTGAATTGATTTGTGGTACCGGTAATGAATTAACGATTAAGTTCGTTACAAGTGTATCAGAACAAGTGTTTGCATCTGTAATGATCACCTGATACTGCCCTGCATTACTTAATTGTGCATTGATAATAGCTGGATTTTGACTCGTTGATGTAAATCCTGCAGGACCTGTCCAGCTATAGGAAGTTCCGCCATTTGCACTTAAGCTTGTGTTTAAATTTAAACAAACTGTATTTCCGGAAACGGAAACTATAGGCTGAGGATTAACCACAACATTTTGATTAGTGGAATTCACACAACCATTCGCATCAGTAACAGTTAATACATAATTTCCGTTATTAGACATTGATGCATTTGTAATGGTTGGATTTTGTAATGAACTGGATAAACCCGGACCACTCCATGAATAACTTACCCCTCCACTTCCTGTAAAACTGATAGGGAAATTAATACAAACCGGACTATTCGTTACTATATTTGGCGTTGGCAATGGATTTATCACTACAGTGTAAGTAGAACCCGCTGTACATGTTCCTACACCGGCAATTAATGTATAAACACCGGCGGCAGACATAGGTACGTTGGTAATGACAGGATTTACAGTTGTGCCGCTATAACCCGGACCGACCCATGTATAATTTGAACCTCCGGAAGAAAACAAATTCAAAGTATTACCAACGCAAACCGGACTATTACTGGTTATGGTAGGACTAGGAAGTGCGAAAACTGTAACACTCGCTGTTTCGGTATTCACGCAATTATTTGCATCCGTAACAGTCACCGTATAAATTCCGGTCATGTTTAATTGCGCTGACGGTATTGAAGGATTCTGCACATTTGAAGTATACGCGTTAGGTCCCGACCAAGAATAAGTTACTCCACCACTCGACGTTAAATTGATAGTTGAATTAATACAATTGGTTGGATGAGTTACTGCAATAATCGGCAATGGGTTCACGACTACATTGGTTGTTCCGGAACCAACACATCCATTTGCATCAGTTACCGATACTGTATAGATACCGGCGTTTGCAATTTGGGTATTCGCTTGTGTAGGATTTTGCAAATTGGAATTAAAGGAGCCTGGTCCTGTCCAAGTAAACGTACTATAGGCACCTCCATTCAATTGCATGGTAGTTCCAACACAATAAGGACCTGTGTTAGTTGGTGTAGGTACCGGTAAAGGATTCACTAATATATTAAGAGTCGACGTTCTTGTACAACCACTCGCGCTTGTAGAAGAAACCGAATAAGTACCACTAGCTAATGTTGATGCGTTTGGAATGGTAGGATTTTGCAAATTAGAGGTAAATCCATTTGGACCTGTCCAAGTGTAAGAAGTCAAAGAATTACAGTTTAAGTTAATCGGACTTCCCGCACAAACAGTATTAGCCAAAGCAGATGGAGTTACCGTAATATTAGGAACAGTTGTAAGAGTTGTATTTGTTACACCACAACCGGTTGTATAGGTTATTACAGATGTGTTAGGGCCAACAACAGGAAATGGAGCAATTGAGCCGGTACCTGAAGCAGGTAATCCAATTGCTGGGTTACTGTTTGTCCATGCAACACCGGCCGGAACATTTATGGCAGGGGTTAGATTTCCTTCACACACAACAACGGGCACATTATTAGTAGTTGGCAAGGGTATTGTAAAAGTTACAGTTAGAGGGAACATACTACAACCATCCGCAGTAAATACGTTACTTCCACTTAAAATAGTAAAAGAAATAGGCACTCCTGCAGGCAATCCGGTGTAATCAAAATAAACCCAATCATTATAGGTGTTCATTTGTCCGGTACAACCAGCAACAGATAATATAGTGGTTGCGCAGCCGGGTAATTGACTCATGGGTATGTTTTGCAAATTAGCAAGAGGCGAAGCAGTTTGGGTAGTTGTAACTGAACCTACCGCTAAACTAATTGTCATACTTGTTGAGTTCGCTGCAGCGTTACCATGCCAATGCTCAACGAAAATTCTCAAATTACCCGCACAATCTACGCAATAGGCAATCTGAACCGAATGCGATTTAACAGAATATTGAATACCAATAAAAAAAAGTAAGAACAGAAATAATTTGTAATGTAATTTTAACTTCATAATGCTCTGCTTTTTAATTATAATTTCATATTTGATTAATTAAACCGTCTTCAATTCTTTAAAATTATTTAATAAGACTAAAATAACAAGTCTGTTACCTAATTAATAAGCTCAGTTCACTCAATCTAAAACGAAGTTTAGATTAATTAACATACTGTTAACAAAGCTGTTTCTTAAAAATCACATCGTCATAACGATTAAAAAAGGATATTAAACCAAGAAAGATTAAAAAACACACAAATACATTTATAGAAGTATTTATGTGATTCAAGCCCGGCGTTTCGACAAGCTCAACGACCGGATTTTAATCAAAACAAAAATCCCCGACTAAACAGCCGGGGATTTTTTATGAATTGATTTAATTTAATTAAGCGATTGGATTCTCAGGATTGGTGTTCTCAATTGTTTTTACCTGAGGCGAAACGTCTTCCTTCTTATCGAACGGACGTTTACCGAAAATCTCTTCTAAATCTTCTTTAAAGATAACTTCTTTCTCCAATAACTTCTCGGCAAGTGTAGTCAGTTTCTCCTTATTTAAGGTCAAGATTTGTTTTGTTCTCGCGTAGGCTACATCTACCATCTTCTTCACCTCTTCATCAATGGTTTTAGCGGTTGATTCACTATACGGTTTACCAAATGAATATTCTGATTGCCCTGAACTATCATAATAACTGATGTTACCTACTTTGTCATTTAATCCGTAATACACAATACTTGCATAAGCTTGTTTGGTGATTTTTTCCAAATCGCTTAATGCACCTGTACTTACTTTTCCGAATACTATTTCTTCAGCCACACGTCCGCCTAAAGCAGCGCACATTTCATCCATAATTTGATCGGCAGTTGTAATCTGACGTTCTTCCGGTAAATACCAGGCTGCGCCTAAAGAACGACCACGTGGTACAATGGTTACTTTAACTAGCGGTGAAGCATGCTCCAACATCCAGCTAACCGTAGCGTGTCCTGCTTCATGGAATGCAATCACACGTTTTTCATGTGGTGTAATAATTTTATTTTTCTTTTCAAGACCTGCGATAATTCTATCCACCGCATCTAAGAAATCTTGTTTAGTAACTTGTTTCTTATTGGCACGCGCCGCAATTAAAGCCGCCTCATTACAAATGTTTGCGATATCAGCTCCGCTAAATCCGGGAGTTTGACGAGCCATGAATTCAACATCTACACTATCATCAATTTTAATACGCTTTAAATGCACTTTAAAGATTTGCTGACGCTCTATAACATCCGGCATATCTACATAAATCTGACGATCGAAACGTCCGGCACGTAATAAAGCGCGGTCTAAGATATCAGCACGGTTAGTGGCTGCTAAAATAATAACACCGCTATTAGTTCCGAAACCATCCATCTCAGTCAATAACTGATTCAATGTGTTTTCACGCTCATCGTTAGCGCCTGCAGAAATGCTTTTTCCGCGCGCACGACCAATCGCATCAATCTCATCAATGAAAATGATACAAGGCGCTTTTTCTTTCGCGTTTTTAAATAAATCTCTAACCCTCGACGCACCTACCCCAACAAACATTTCCACAAAGTCAGAACCTGACAAAGAGAAGAAAGGTACTTTCGCTTCACCGGCTACGGCTTTTGCCAATAAGGTTTTACCGGTACCCGGAGGCCCTACTAATAAGGCTCCCTTCGGAATCTTTGCACCTAAGTCGGTGTATTTTTTCGGATTCTTTAAAAAATCAACAATCTCTTTAATCTCAATTTTTGCACCTTCTAAGCCGGCCACATCATCAAATGTAATGTTCACATTGGTGTCTTTATCGAACAATACAGCTTTTGATTTTCCGATATTGAAGATCTGACCGGGACCGCCTGCTCCGCCGCTCATACGACGCATCATGAATAACCATAATACCACCATTATTAAAATCGGTGCAATCCAAGTCATTTCATTCATCCAATTGGTTTCTTCAATAGAATGAGGATACACACGACGCTCTTTAGCAAT is drawn from Bacteroidota bacterium and contains these coding sequences:
- a CDS encoding gliding motility-associated C-terminal domain-containing protein gives rise to the protein MKLKLHYKLFLFLLFFIGIQYSVKSHSVQIAYCVDCAGNLRIFVEHWHGNAAANSTSMTISLAVGSVTTTQTASPLANLQNIPMSQLPGCATTILSVAGCTGQMNTYNDWVYFDYTGLPAGVPISFTILSGSNVFTADGCSMFPLTVTFTIPLPTTNNVPVVVCEGNLTPAINVPAGVAWTNSNPAIGLPASGTGSIAPFPVVGPNTSVITYTTGCGVTNTTLTTVPNITVTPSALANTVCAGSPINLNCNSLTSYTWTGPNGFTSNLQNPTIPNASTLASGTYSVSSTSASGCTRTSTLNILVNPLPVPTPTNTGPYCVGTTMQLNGGAYSTFTWTGPGSFNSNLQNPTQANTQIANAGIYTVSVTDANGCVGSGTTNVVVNPLPIIAVTHPTNCINSTINLTSSGGVTYSWSGPNAYTSNVQNPSIPSAQLNMTGIYTVTVTDANNCVNTETASVTVFALPSPTITSNSPVCVGNTLNLFSSGGSNYTWVGPGYSGTTVNPVITNVPMSAAGVYTLIAGVGTCTAGSTYTVVINPLPTPNIVTNSPVCINFPISFTGSGGVSYSWSGPGLSSSLQNPTITNASMSNNGNYVLTVTDANGCVNSTNQNVVVNPQPIVSVSGNTVCLNLNTSLSANGGTSYSWTGPAGFTSTSQNPAIINAQLSNAGQYQVIITDANTCSDTLVTNLIVNSLPVPQINSNSPICIDNMLNLSGIGGVSYSWTGPNGFFSAVQNPTIMAHTVGYTGTYNLTVTDANGCVNTTTAAVVVHPIPDVAIASTKNNGCPPFCTDFTFSSSATIQTYNWNLGNGFSGTASTAQGCYDAIGIYTINVQATSIYGCVNSTTHTVEVYPVPVADFNHAPIKPIINIDGEVVFTDASHGANITGWQWYFMNTAQYTSVQQNPTFMYTEPGNYVVALVVKSDKGCVDTILRPLVVGEDFGIYVPNAFTPNSDGLNDVFQPKGFGVVDYELFVFDRWGEKVFSTKKFEEGWDGTFQGRGNKGCEQGTYVWLIRCTSVFSKAHELKGHVTLIR
- the ftsH gene encoding ATP-dependent zinc metalloprotease FtsH, with protein sequence MKEKFSKQSNSGSNKNSNSGNNFYWIYGLVIVGLLFITFFGTNFSSRAIEISQVKFEQEMLAKGDVVNIDIVNEKYARVYINVDSLVTLDRYKDPNTGRAYFTDKKFRGPHFVLTVSSVDDFLRRIEKVQDEAQIAKERRVYPHSIEETNWMNEMTWIAPILIMVVLWLFMMRRMSGGAGGPGQIFNIGKSKAVLFDKDTNVNITFDDVAGLEGAKIEIKEIVDFLKNPKKYTDLGAKIPKGALLVGPPGTGKTLLAKAVAGEAKVPFFSLSGSDFVEMFVGVGASRVRDLFKNAKEKAPCIIFIDEIDAIGRARGKSISAGANDERENTLNQLLTEMDGFGTNSGVIILAATNRADILDRALLRAGRFDRQIYVDMPDVIERQQIFKVHLKRIKIDDSVDVEFMARQTPGFSGADIANICNEAALIAARANKKQVTKQDFLDAVDRIIAGLEKKNKIITPHEKRVIAFHEAGHATVSWMLEHASPLVKVTIVPRGRSLGAAWYLPEERQITTADQIMDEMCAALGGRVAEEIVFGKVSTGALSDLEKITKQAYASIVYYGLNDKVGNISYYDSSGQSEYSFGKPYSESTAKTIDEEVKKMVDVAYARTKQILTLNKEKLTTLAEKLLEKEVIFKEDLEEIFGKRPFDKKEDVSPQVKTIENTNPENPIA